From one Candidatus Thioglobus sp. NP1 genomic stretch:
- a CDS encoding toxin-antitoxin system YwqK family antitoxin translates to MKKLLVLLFSLLISFYFYGLFGFFEDTTVCVDTDTIKRDGLIYLTNKTKPFTGNNLCKYENGLNKSEGKVKDGKKEGEWTYWKGNGAKTSEENLKDGKEDGTRDYWYANGQKSSQRNYKDSKLDGKQYDWYENGQQKSEENLKDGKKDGTWVYWHANGQKSSERNYKDSKLDGKQYDWYENGQQNSEENLKDGKKDGTWVYWYANGQKSSERNYKDSKLDGKLYDWYENGQQKSEENLKDGKEDGTWLYWHANGKKSSERNYKDGKLDGRLYDWYEDGQQKSEENLKDGKKDGTWLYWHANGQKSSQRNYKDGKLDGRLYDWYEDGQQKSEENLKDGKKDGTWLYWHANGQKSSERNYKDGKLDGRLYDWYEDGQQKSEENLKDGKEDGTWLYWHANGKKSSQRNYKDGKLDGRLYDWYEDGQQKSEENLKDGKNDGTWLYWYANGQKSSQRNYKDGKLDGRLYDWYEDGQQKSEENLKDGKNDGTWLYWYANGQKSSERNYKDGKLDGRLYDWYEDGQQKSEENLKDGKNDGTWLYWYANGQKSSQRNYKDGKLDGKLYDWYENGDIESEKTWQNGVCIIGDCPD, encoded by the coding sequence ATGAAAAAACTACTCGTACTTCTCTTCTCGCTACTAATTTCATTTTATTTTTATGGTCTGTTTGGTTTTTTTGAGGATACTACTGTTTGTGTTGATACAGATACTATAAAAAGAGATGGTCTTATTTACCTTACAAATAAAACTAAACCATTTACTGGTAATAACTTATGTAAATATGAAAATGGTCTAAATAAATCAGAGGGAAAAGTTAAAGATGGCAAGAAAGAAGGTGAATGGACTTATTGGAAAGGGAATGGTGCGAAAACGTCAGAGGAAAATCTCAAAGACGGTAAGGAGGATGGTACAAGGGATTACTGGTATGCGAATGGTCAGAAATCGTCGCAGAGAAATTACAAAGATAGCAAACTAGATGGTAAGCAGTATGATTGGTATGAGAATGGTCAGCAAAAGTCAGAGGAGAATCTCAAAGACGGTAAGAAGGATGGCACTTGGGTTTACTGGCATGCGAATGGTCAGAAATCTTCAGAGAGAAATTACAAAGATAGCAAACTAGATGGTAAGCAGTATGATTGGTATGAGAATGGTCAGCAAAATTCAGAGGAGAATCTCAAAGACGGTAAGAAGGATGGCACTTGGGTTTACTGGTATGCGAATGGTCAGAAATCTTCAGAGAGAAATTACAAAGATAGCAAACTAGATGGTAAGTTGTATGATTGGTATGAGAATGGTCAGCAAAAGTCAGAGGAGAATCTCAAAGACGGCAAGGAGGATGGCACTTGGCTTTACTGGCATGCTAATGGTAAGAAATCGTCAGAGAGAAATTACAAAGATGGCAAACTAGATGGCAGGTTGTATGATTGGTATGAAGATGGTCAGCAAAAGTCAGAGGAGAATCTCAAAGACGGTAAGAAGGATGGCACTTGGCTTTACTGGCATGCGAATGGTCAGAAATCGTCGCAGAGAAATTACAAAGATGGCAAACTAGATGGCAGGTTGTATGATTGGTATGAAGATGGTCAGCAAAAGTCAGAGGAGAATCTCAAAGACGGTAAGAAGGATGGCACTTGGCTTTACTGGCATGCTAATGGTCAGAAATCGTCAGAGAGAAATTACAAAGATGGCAAACTAGATGGCAGGTTGTATGATTGGTATGAAGATGGTCAGCAAAAGTCAGAGGAGAATCTCAAAGACGGTAAGGAGGATGGTACTTGGCTTTACTGGCATGCGAATGGTAAGAAATCGTCGCAGAGAAATTACAAAGATGGCAAACTAGATGGCAGGTTGTATGATTGGTATGAAGATGGTCAGCAAAAGTCAGAGGAGAATCTCAAAGACGGTAAGAATGATGGCACTTGGCTTTACTGGTATGCGAATGGTCAGAAATCGTCGCAGAGAAATTACAAAGATGGCAAACTAGATGGCAGGTTGTATGATTGGTATGAAGATGGTCAGCAAAAGTCAGAGGAGAATCTCAAAGACGGTAAGAATGATGGCACTTGGCTTTACTGGTATGCGAATGGTCAGAAATCGTCAGAGAGAAATTACAAAGATGGCAAACTAGATGGCAGGTTGTATGATTGGTATGAAGATGGTCAGCAAAAGTCAGAGGAGAATCTCAAAGACGGTAAGAATGATGGCACTTGGCTTTACTGGTATGCGAATGGTCAGAAATCGTCGCAGAGAAATTACAAAGATGGCAAACTAGATGGTAAGTTGTATGATTGGTATGAGAATGGTGATATAGAGTCAGAGAAAACTTGGCAAAATGGTGTGTGTATCATTGGGGACTGCCCTGACTAG
- a CDS encoding toxin-antitoxin system YwqK family antitoxin yields MKKLLVLLFSLLISFYLIWFVFFEDTTVCVDTDTIKRDGLIYLTNKTKPFTGNNLCKYENGLNKSEGKVKDGKKEGEWTYWKGNGAKTSEENLKDGKEDGTRDYWYANGQKSSERNYKDSKLDGKQYDWYENGQQKSEENLKDGKKDGTWVYWHANGQKSSQRNYKDSKLDGKQYDWYENGQQKSEENLKDGKNDGTWVYWHANGKKSSQRNYKDGKLDGKLYDWYENGQQKSEENLKDGKEDGTWVYWHANGKKSSERNYKDGKLDGKLYDWYENGDIESEKTWQNGVCIIGDCPD; encoded by the coding sequence ATGAAAAAACTACTCGTACTTCTCTTCTCGCTACTAATTTCATTTTATTTAATTTGGTTTGTATTTTTTGAGGATACTACTGTTTGTGTTGATACAGATACTATAAAAAGAGATGGTCTTATTTACCTAACAAATAAAACTAAACCATTTACTGGTAATAACTTATGTAAATATGAAAATGGTCTAAATAAATCAGAGGGAAAAGTTAAAGATGGCAAGAAAGAAGGTGAATGGACTTATTGGAAAGGGAATGGTGCGAAAACGTCAGAGGAAAATCTCAAAGACGGTAAGGAGGATGGTACAAGGGATTACTGGTATGCGAATGGTCAGAAATCGTCAGAGAGAAATTACAAAGATAGCAAACTAGATGGTAAGCAGTATGATTGGTATGAGAATGGTCAGCAAAAGTCAGAGGAGAATCTCAAAGACGGTAAGAAGGATGGCACTTGGGTTTACTGGCATGCGAATGGTCAGAAATCGTCGCAGAGAAATTACAAAGATAGCAAACTAGATGGTAAGCAGTATGATTGGTATGAGAATGGTCAGCAAAAGTCAGAGGAGAATCTCAAAGACGGTAAGAATGATGGCACTTGGGTTTACTGGCATGCGAATGGTAAGAAATCGTCGCAGAGAAATTACAAAGATGGCAAACTAGATGGTAAGTTGTATGATTGGTATGAGAATGGTCAGCAAAAGTCAGAGGAGAATCTCAAAGATGGCAAGGAGGATGGCACTTGGGTTTACTGGCATGCGAATGGTAAGAAATCGTCGGAGAGAAATTACAAAGATGGCAAACTAGATGGTAAGTTGTATGATTGGTATGAGAATGGTGATATAGAGTCAGAGAAAACTTGGCAAAATGGTGTGTGTATCATTGGGGACTGCCCTGACTAG
- the guaA gene encoding glutamine-hydrolyzing GMP synthase, whose amino-acid sequence MPNIHHNKILILDFGSQYTQLIARRVREIGVYCELVPYDVNPHFIEKFNPNGIILSGGPDTVSKIDSARAPYIVFDLNIPILGICYGMQTMAVQLGGEARSAKKAEFGFAKIRARNHSKLLVGIEDEINSQGHGLLDVWMSHGIEVTKLPEGFELIAASDNCPIAGFANNNKNYFGLQFHPEVTHTKQGTQILERFITTICQCEKKWTTDNIIDDLLKKIKSQVGDKQVLLGLSGGVDSSVVAMLLDKAIGDQMTCVFVDNGLLRLNEGDEVMETFSQNLGVKVIRADAQEYFYDQLSGESDPELKRKIIGRAFIEIFNQESQKLKDIKFLAQGTIYPDVIESAGAASGKANVIKSHHNVGGLPDDMKFELIEPLKELFKDEVREIGVRLGLAKKMLYRHPFPGPGLGVRILGHVKKEYADILRQADHIFMEELNNHDLYDKVDQAFAVFLPVKSVGVKGDERRYDYVIALRSVETIDFMTARWARLPYDFLDHVSNRIMNEISRVSRVVYDISGKPPATIEWE is encoded by the coding sequence ATGCCAAACATTCATCATAATAAAATCTTAATACTTGATTTTGGATCACAATATACTCAACTCATTGCAAGGCGAGTAAGAGAAATTGGCGTTTATTGCGAATTAGTTCCATACGATGTCAACCCCCATTTTATTGAAAAATTTAACCCGAATGGCATTATTCTCTCAGGTGGCCCAGATACAGTCAGCAAAATTGATTCAGCCAGAGCCCCTTATATTGTATTTGACTTAAATATACCAATTCTGGGAATTTGTTATGGCATGCAGACTATGGCAGTTCAGCTGGGAGGTGAGGCCAGAAGCGCTAAAAAAGCAGAATTTGGTTTTGCAAAGATTCGCGCCAGAAATCATTCTAAACTTTTAGTTGGAATTGAGGATGAAATTAATTCACAGGGTCATGGCCTTCTAGATGTCTGGATGAGTCATGGGATAGAAGTTACAAAATTACCAGAAGGCTTCGAGTTAATTGCAGCAAGTGATAATTGCCCTATTGCTGGCTTTGCAAACAACAACAAAAACTACTTCGGACTTCAATTTCATCCTGAGGTAACCCATACAAAGCAAGGAACTCAAATTCTAGAAAGGTTTATTACAACGATCTGTCAATGCGAAAAAAAATGGACAACGGATAACATTATTGATGATTTATTGAAAAAAATAAAATCTCAAGTTGGTGATAAACAAGTTCTACTAGGTCTCTCTGGAGGAGTAGATTCATCTGTTGTTGCAATGCTTCTTGATAAGGCTATCGGTGACCAGATGACTTGTGTTTTTGTAGATAATGGCCTACTAAGGCTCAATGAGGGTGACGAGGTCATGGAAACTTTCTCTCAGAATCTTGGCGTCAAGGTTATTAGGGCTGATGCTCAAGAATATTTCTATGATCAACTCTCTGGCGAAAGTGATCCAGAATTAAAAAGAAAAATTATAGGCAGAGCCTTTATTGAAATATTCAATCAAGAATCACAGAAATTAAAAGACATTAAATTCTTAGCACAAGGCACCATTTACCCAGATGTAATTGAATCAGCAGGTGCAGCTTCAGGGAAGGCAAATGTTATTAAATCTCATCATAATGTTGGCGGATTACCAGATGATATGAAGTTTGAATTGATTGAGCCACTTAAAGAGTTATTTAAAGATGAAGTGAGAGAGATTGGAGTAAGACTTGGACTTGCAAAAAAAATGCTCTACCGCCACCCATTCCCTGGGCCTGGTCTTGGCGTTAGAATTCTTGGCCATGTAAAAAAAGAGTACGCTGATATCTTAAGGCAAGCTGACCATATTTTCATGGAGGAGCTTAATAATCATGATTTATATGATAAAGTGGATCAGGCATTTGCTGTCTTCCTTCCAGTTAAATCAGTAGGGGTTAAGGGTGATGAAAGAAGATACGATTATGTCATAGCCCTTCGCTCTGTTGAGACAATTGACTTTATGACAGCTCGCTGGGCACGACTTCCTTATGACTTCTTAGACCATGTCTCCAATCGAATCATGAATGAAATTTCTAGAGTTTCAAGAGTGGTATATGACATTTCAGGGAAACCTCCTGCGACTATTGAGTGGGAATAA